ATAAGCCCTAAGTTCGCAAATTCAGAATCATGATGCATTGTAGGTAATATTTACCGATCGATGCTGTACATTTACAATGTGATGAACTTTGCCGTTTCCATAAAAACATCCTGTTGGTGAAGTTGTTCTTGAATTTTGCAGACAGTTTGGTCTTAAATGCCAACGATGGTCTTATATTTTACAGGAAATATTATACATAATGTAGGAACTGATGATATCAAGCAATTTTCTGAAATATATTTTTGAGGAAAGTGCAAAGTTTGCTGTAATTGAAACTGCAGTAGCTTCCTCTtgtttaggcaaaaaaaaaatgttttttaacagatattgcacttgaaactgacaatttgaagactggtaaataagtcaaaaaacACAGCACTTTAATGGTTTatctcttgagatggttctgcatgttatactgttcactttctttacattttctttttaaaatttatactaaccactgttttatatgatgtcccatcgatgccaaaaaaaattcaaaaaaaaaaaaaaaaaaaaaaaaaaaaaaaatcaaaaaataccacctagacctatgactgcccatcacTTACCACAGCGCGCATTTGCGGGGGTGAagcccgtatccaaggtgattttggtcggtggTCGGAcacggagaaataagcgttcatgtctggagagaaaggCGCTCATttgcgccattatcgctcgcgtcaaatgcgACATGTTCCGTGAgagacgcgaacatatctgcttgcttgcgtccttgtcaaagtcgttgctaagcagtgtcggcttcacttcacgcgaaccaaagtcattggtctaggtacttgtttgtctggggtcgggaccagggtacacggtcggtcggacgtggacaaacaaacaattttttttggccttatctacCAAAAATCCACAAATATTTCCCATGTGTCATGATTCTGAATTTGCGAACTGGCTTATACATTTAAAATACTTTTTAGGAAATCGCTATTTCTCGAGAAGCAAATACATGTAAGCTACAGACCACCTGACATAAATTttaaaacacaaacatttttcttCCTTTAGTTCTAAGTTTGATGAGCTCTTCCAATGAGCCTAACAGCAAGTCATTCtgacaagttttaattttttttgtattgtatgattTTGTATCTACTTGTGACTGATGAGCGCTGTGTTTTTACTTGTTTGTGTCTGAAATTTTATAAATAGGGTTATAGTTGTTGCTTTAAATTGttgattttgagtcattttcatgATTTGTGGTGTGAAATTCTAAGTTTTGTCCGCTATCCTGATCctgctaaaaataaaatcatTGTTTTACTACTACTGGCACACTATAATCAATTTCTGTAGCGCGACTTAACTATACTCTGCCAGTATTTCACTGCTTTGCATGCACCAGGATGGGCCCTGATTTGCTGCCGACGTGATCGATTGTCTGTTGTTGTGGGCgacttttaatttttcatgaattttgcacCGTGCACGCAATGTTGGCTCCCTCATCCACCTACCATGAGATGCACAAATCatgagaatgactcaaaatcgACCATTTAAAGCAACAACTAGTATAACCCTATTTATAAAATTTCAGacacaaacaagtaaacacagTGCGTTGACTTCGGTCATCGGTCACAAGTAGATCTACAActcatacaatacaaaaaaattgaaagtttCATGTCATGCTTGTACATGTATTATGCATATAATACGAAAGCGTATAGGAGCGTACAAAGGCGATGCTTTAGCCCGGCAGCCTGCATACCCAATACAGACCACTatttttttactgtaaatatgtttaaattttttcactggaGATTATCAACATGCAAACTACacatttaaagtttaaaaaattgaATACCTTAGCAGTATCTTTTGTGCATGCAGGGTCAAAGAAAATTGTAGTACGCACCGATAATTGTCCGCACTTATTTAAGTAATACAAGCGGCGTATTACACAATCAATGTTCAGAGTCCGTCAGCAAAAAACACTTTTGCATATTTTGGCAGTGGATTTGATTAAAGtgcaaaaaaacacattttttacatTCATCAGCATTTATCTAGAAttcgttttttgaaaaaaataatagaGATTGGACGTGATGTCACTTCCCGCAGAGTTATGTACTTCAAGCGAGTAACAATAAGACGCTTGGAATCAGCGGCGTAATATGTGCGTGTTTAAAGTTTATCGCACACAAAATGCAATCTATACCGGAAATGACACCACAATCACGTCCATATCTATGTTGAACAAAGTTTAGGATAACAATGTTTAACTTTtaagaataaaatatttaaaacatgtatatGTGAACTTGTCAACCTACAGGCCTATCCGAAAATCAGAAGGAAAACAGGTTGAGATGGTTAATCTTAAATTCTTAACTCCAGCATTAACAGCAAAATGCTTTATACAATATAGTAGTCCTATATCTTTCTTCTTCATTTTCCAGGTCTGCATGTACAGTGGATGGTGTTGGTGTTGGTGACTTGTAGCCAATCTTTCAGCAGGTCGGGCAGCAGGTCAGTTGCTGTTAGTCTCACAGTGTGTACACATTGTTGGTTCAGTAGCTGAACACCATTAAAGCAATGAACTCAATCCATGGACAATCAACAGGAAGATGCTTTTGGCTGTCAGTTTTGTGATTATGAATCCAGACATTTCTAtaagttaataaaacatttaaaacataacCATGTTCTTAACCGTGATTTCAAAATTACATGTGGTGTCAATGAGTGCCGAAGAACTTATAAAATGGTTCAAAAACTGGTCAATCATATTAGGAGCAAACATAAAGATTTTGCTGATCAACATTTGCCACTCAGGAGAAATCTGCAGAATTTACCTGGCAATGGTGGCCAGGCAAATGATGGAGATTCTGATCATCAGGAActggaagaagaggaagaagagccATGAGATATTACCAGAAGAGTACCAAATTGATTACAAACATTTGGTTTCACACTTATTTGTGGAGGCTCGGGAAAAGTACAAGGTTTCTGGCAACTCCTGTGAATTTATTGGTCTAGAAGTTAGAAAAATGATGGAAAAAAGGTTATGATTTATCTTCTCAAGTATCTACTGTCTGTAGAAGAGAAGGTATTGATGTGCCAGAGCTTCATGACATTATCAGCGAGTTTAATGATCCCCTGGCTGAAGCAGTAGGAAAGTACAATACTCAATATAACTTTGAGAACTATATAAAAAGAAATAGCACACACTTTGTTGCGCCAGAAAAAGTTGTGCTAGGAATGAAAAATGAAAGTCAAAGGACCGAAGATACTTACCAATATGTACCCATATTGCAAAGTCTGAAGGCACTTTTACAACATGATGATATCCTTGCTCAGGTTTTCCAAGGACACCAATGTGGAACTGGAAGAATTTCTTCATTCACAGATGCTCAGCTTTATAATGACCATGAATTCTTTAAAAGATACCCTAAAGCACTTCAAATATATCTTTATTTTGACGAATTTAAAGTTGCAAACCCCCTTCGAAATCGTGGAGAATATAAACTAGGAGGATTTTATTTCCTTCTAGGGAACTTGGAACCCAAATATAGGTCAAAACAGCACATTGTACAGCTTGCTTGCTTGTGCAAAGTAACAGACTTAAAACACTATGGGTTGGAAGTCATCTTGGCAAGACTTATCTCAGACCTGAAGACATTGGAAACGGATGGTATAGAATTCTATCATGATGGACGGAAATTCCATTTTCATGGAACTCTCGCACTGGTGGTGGGAGACAATTTGGCCCAACATTTTATGGGAGGTTTCCCAGAGAACTTTTCCACCTCACTGAGATTGTGTAGGTTCTGCACTGGTACAAATGAGTTAGTGAAGACGAGTTTGAGAGAAGATGATTTTACATGGAGAAATCAAGAGGGATACAATGAACAGGCGAACACAGTTGAAGTTCATCCACATCTATCATCAGTATACTGGCGTGAAACGGCGTTCACCACTAATCAATTGGAAAACTTCCATGTTGTATGCTCATTACCTTCAGATATAGCGCATGACCTTTTTGAAGGTGGAGTAGTTTCAGTTAGACTTGCCATTATTGTCTGCTCACTTGTCCAAGATCGCCATTTCAGTCTGAAACTACTGAATGAAAGGATTGAACAATTTGAATATGCATCTTGTGATAGAAGCAACCCTATCCCTCCCATGCCAGAACAGATAGCACAATTTAAGATCAAATCAACCATTGCTGAAACTTGGCTCCTAATGCGCATGCTGCCATTGTTAATAGGAGATAAGGTACCTGAGGGCAACGATGTGTGGGAGTTGTACTTGAAATTAGCAGACATGGTTGAGTGTATATGTGCCAAATCTTATGAATGTGGGGAAATTGAATACATGGGAGAGAAAATTGTAGAGTTCCATGAATCATTTCATGAAGTTTTTGAGGATACTTTGGGGGCAAAGGACCACTTTACTCTACATTACTTGAAGCAGGCAAAGCTTTTTGGACCACTTAGTGCATTTAGTACTAATTTATGGGAAAGAAAGCACAATGAATTTAAACAAATAGCGAACAGAAGCAAAAATAGAAAGAACATATGCCTTACATTGGCAACAGGACATCAGTTCAAGCAATACCTACAGTTTGAAAAGGACCAACTACTTGAAGCAGATGTCGAGTATGTAAAGGGAAATGCAGTTCGAGTTCAAGCGCTGACTGATGATGAACAAGCCCAGCTTCAACCAGTACTCACAGGTGCACAATATATCTTCAAAGCTGCCAGTTGCACTAAATGTGGAGTCAAGTACTCATGTGGATGTGCAGTTTTATTATCATATAACAATGACCAGTATCAATTTGGTAAAATTCGATCTGTATTTCATGTGAATGGAAAGGACCTCCTCCATTGCACAGTTCTGCAGACTTTAACATATGTAAGACACTACCATGCACATCAAGTTGAGGAATCCCCAACATCACTGCTAGTTGAAGTAGAGAAGCTTCTTGATTACCATCCACTCGGTATATATGAAAAGGACAACATGTCACTGATTGTCCTGAAACACTTTGTAAGTGCTGATAGAGACTGAGAACTTATATGACACTTCAGTTTGTTATTGACCAGAAATTAATATTTCAAGTGTTATTTTCTTTTACCAGTTATGGCAAAGTACCAGTTTTATGTCACATTTGGCAATTCAAACAAGTTGATAGGCGTGGAAGGTGATGATGTGTGCTGGATGGGCGtctttaagaaagaaagaacatttTGGAATAGTACATGATGTAATATTCCAAATATTTGAATCTGGCTGGATAAATGACTTTCTTGATGTCGAAATCGATGGAGTGGTTCCACCTCGCTAAATTGAGAATGGTTACAACTGTGCCAGTTGTCATAGTTACCGGGGATGAAGAACTGAAATTGGAGAAGTCTGAAGTTGGAAATGcaagtgaagagatgaaaaatGGAGAGCCAGTGTGTGAACAAGACCTGTCTGAAGTTACAGACGCAGGTGTAGAGATGGAAAATGGTGAGCTAGCACTCGAGCCTGTCACAGTGAGTGATGATGAGTTTGAAGACCTGAAGACCAGTGGTGAGGGTGATTCTAAATCAACCATCCCAGCAAAAGAAAAGTAAGTGCATGGTTCTTGTAATTTGCAGCAAAGAAACAATGCAAAAATCAATCAAGTCCTTAATACATGAACTGGTTATTTCTCATCTGACCTGCCAGTAATGCAATTCTTAAATGTTCCCCATAAACTTAATAAATTAAACCTCTATCTCAAACAAACCAGAACCACATTTCATTTAAGGACTATATTGATCTTTTGGATTCTTCTACTTGGTTGTTTGACTTGATTTTACAGTAACTGTATCAACAGAGATGATAACAAATTATCAAGTTTTTTAAAGAGTGTGGTGATTAGGTGGAATAAAGGTTATTTATATACAGAGGAGGATTTTAATAAGAATGTATATCCACCAGAATGCAATATGATCTGGAATTTGCATTCCCAACAGCCTCATTTTAAGTAGGGGTAGTCACACCCAAGCAATTTTAGTGTGGCCAGTTTCTCTATGGGATTACAGTACTGGCTGCAGTCAGGAAATTCAAAATGTGCACTTCAATCAAGTGTAACATATGAAAGTCCTTGATTCAAATTGCCTGTGTAAGTTAGCAATTGATAGTTTCTAGAGTAAGATCCGCAACTTTCTGATAATGTTCAAAATTTGCATATTGATGGAGAGGCGGAACCTTGGCTGtttaaacattttaagactttttttttttacaaattaatgcTATTATTATTAAAGAATGCACTTTGAAcataaaaatggtgaaaaaacaAGGTCAATGTCTCgatgggtgtaggatttgccaaaaataagggGTAGtttgacaggcacatgacacaTAAAAGTGCACCCTCTCTTTGAGTCTTCAACTGCTTTCAGCAGACCTGTTGCCTAGCCGGGATTATGGAATTGGCGATAGGCACCGCCCTATCGCCATACAGTACAGGGAGGGCTTTACTTGAAGCTGGAATAtatcaagtttttaaaataagTTACATTTCTGTTTGATCATTGCAGAGTGTGTGAGTGGCCATACCCTTTCAGGTGCAAATCAACTATGTTTTCAACTGCTATCTTCGGTAAACTAAAGGAGCAAGAAAAACTGACCAGACATGACCGATCAAAAGTACTAGAAAGCTTATATGAAGAAGCAACTAAGTACACTTTGTAAGTAAAATATATTCAGATTACATTGGGTAGGGCCTTTCAACTTTGACCACTTCTGAATATGTGGCTGTAAATTGTTTTAGCAGAGACACATTAAACACACAGGATGTATCAAGACCTGTCCGTCATGCATTACGTAAACTAGTGGTATAAATTTCAACCGTTGTACAAATGTAGCAGCGAGCAACAGCCATTGAAAACCGTGGGAAGAGTTTTGAAACTGAAATAAACTTGTCAATTTTGAGAGGCGAATACACTTTTGACTACATGGGACGAAGCTTCACAGTCATAAGTACTCGTCTGTCAAGATGAATCTGGAATCGCCtcactttttatggtgaaaatacgGTTTCCAAAATTGTATACATTCACATTTTGTGCATAGAGTTACGTGTAGGGTACACATTGACCGTGGTCAGCACTGTACTTATTCTTTTACCCACAATTATAGCCAGTCGGGCCGGTAACATGCAAAACTTACCAGCCCGATTCGATGCGTACAATGTACTAGCCCGAAATACTAAAATTAACAGCACTCAAAATTCTTACTGGCCAGTCGGATCGGGTCCTTCTTGAAATTAGGGCGCCCGACGCAAAATCTACCCACCATGACGTTCAGGTAGTGCTAAGTACAGCGCTGACCCACTCTGGGTTGGGACATCGCATCGCGACAGGGACCGTGTTGAATCATCCTCTGCATTCAACACATATGTTTCTGTCCAACATTTACAGGACTGAGGTTTTAATGTActgcatgttttgtttttaactctACCAagctaatattatttatttttgaaaggtCTTCAATCTTTCGGTTTGTGCACTAGAATTTAATTTTGCCCTTAGTGCGATAGAATCTAAATTTGGAATCTGAAACTACCTAAACATTCCAAGAAGAGAGAGAAAGCGGGAAAAGAATATATGTGAcaagggaatgagtcggatgtcgctattattgattttgagatattagcaaagaaagtgttaaaattcttttattttatattgttttcagcgattgataaattgacataactttgcaaagaaaagttggatcaacatggggttttcagtttctgaaagctctaaatgtccttagtggaaacatgtgtaaaactcagttttgaccagggtcgacatgtgactcattccccttgatcatgtcacatattgttgaGCAGAGgtttaaataataatttaaccataataaccataattttgcattttatcatgttgtttattatttttccaaattgaaaatcaagaaatagtCACAGATATTTGTAAACCTCTTTTTCAGATATCCAAATTCAAGTCAGTATGATCAAATGGTTTCTGCACTCCTCTCAACATTCCCATATCTTGGGAGAGGTATGGCGGGACAGGATGCAAGTGTAAGTGAGACAATTTTTTGAAGTCATGGTTTTCTTCCTTTTGTACAAAATCACCAGGTCTTGTGTCATCCATGCTGAAGTAATTCGGAAAGGGGACTATAAATCGTGCACCGTATGACACATATGTTTGTTTGTATGTGACAAAAATATTAACCCTCTGTTTCATAATTCACCattgaagtgttacgtgtaagCGTCTTATCTGcgtgtcaactggatcacgctttcagaATGCTGAACCACGATCAATGTGATGGCTGTGCAAAGTATATATGGCCTTTATTGTTGTTAtgaagaaagcgtgatccagttaccagggagttcaCGTAACCACTTCACCGGCGAATTGGTTGCTGCATCAACATACGTTGATGGATTTTCATGGAACTTGGACACAATAGTGAAATATAGTCAAGTATGCAATTAGGATATTGGTTGCTACATCAACATACCTGTACTAGCTTTGATGGATTTTAATGGAAGGACAGCAGGTGTACATGTGGGGATTACTGCCATGCAGATATTTTACGCATTGCGTAAATATGTGTTCCACTTgttttgcattcaaattttttGCTGGGCAGGGGTATAATACCCCATCCCCATCTATGAAGTTTCACTCTCCATGTTATTAGGAGCAGGGGACTAACTTGAGAGGTCACAATGTTGATAATTACATGATTTAGATTTAATGATTTCAGTGATcaataatagaaaataaaagttacatgCACAACTGAACCTTTTCCAAAAAAAAGTGGCTAAACCCCACAAAATGTATATCAGTGCACACTCCAAATGTGCATGCACATAGCAAactttacatgcatttgtgcatgtaaattaAACCCTCTATTTCAAAACTGAGTTTAGCATTAATGTAATAAGTGTTTATCCCAATTTATATTAATTAAGGTGTCCTGACTATTTCTCGTGCACTTTCTTTACTTGCAGGGTTTCTACAAAACCAAACTTCGTGAGAAGTTCAAAAACAATAGAAGAAGGCACGAAAGTGACAAAGAAGAGGTCATGCTTAACAAGAGGAAGAAGCCAACAGAAGATGGCAAGGCGGCAAAGGAAAAAGAAATGAACGTATGGTGCGTTAAGAATTTTAAACCGAATTGGGGGCAGGGGAAGATGCTACTAGCATCAACATTCTCACCAAGCAAATGCAAGctagtcatgcaaagaagaagaagcagcaaGATCCCATCTTGACTCGAACCAGCATGGAGAAAACTTTCCGGCGCCAGTAGGGTTGATGTAGTGGATGGAGCTATGTCGATTAAAGACGTGAAAGAGAAGTATCCATTGCTGTTTTGTGCAGATGAGGTATGTACAATGGGTCTCATATATTAAGGCTGTTGTCGGCAAATGTTTTTCATGTCAACATGTCGGTATCAATTTATCTCGATGCATAATGTCTACATGTATGTGGAGTTGTCGACATATTTCAAATTTTGGTTTGTCAAAAACATGCTCTAAAAATTATAAACTTCGATTTAAATAGTTCATATGTATGTTTTAGGTTAAGCTTACCTGTTTACAAATACACAAAAGTAAAACATGTGGTTTTAAACTTTTTGACAATGGGACCTTATATACTGTAATCAAACTGTAAATTACTTCTTTTTGGAGTCCTAGTTGCCGCTGTTTTCCTTCAGCTTGTCAAGCCCATTATGACATGTTTGCTTTTGTCGAATTGAAGGAAATTATATTGACATGTCAGGCCATGTCGACAAACGGCATGTCGACAACAGCCTTAGTCCCCATAAGGGATTGTCACAATAAGTAAGAATGTAAATGTTAAGGATGAAGAGTTTATGTAACCCTTGTAAAACCAGAGGGGGTTACCACCCCCTAACGGATCGTCCCCAGTCATAGAAGATAAGATAGAATTCTA
Above is a genomic segment from Amphiura filiformis chromosome 17, Afil_fr2py, whole genome shotgun sequence containing:
- the LOC140137099 gene encoding uncharacterized protein, with the protein product MKNESQRTEDTYQYVPILQSLKALLQHDDILAQVFQGHQCGTGRISSFTDAQLYNDHEFFKRYPKALQIYLYFDEFKVANPLRNRGEYKLGGFYFLLGNLEPKYRSKQHIVQLACLCKVTDLKHYGLEVILARLISDLKTLETDGIEFYHDGRKFHFHGTLALVVGDNLAQHFMGGFPENFSTSLRLCRFCTGTNELVKTSLREDDFTWRNQEGYNEQANTVEVHPHLSSVYWRETAFTTNQLENFHVVCSLPSDIAHDLFEGGVVSVRLAIIVCSLVQDRHFSLKLLNERIEQFEYASCDRSNPIPPMPEQIAQFKIKSTIAETWLLMRMLPLLIGDKVPEGNDVWELYLKLADMVECICAKSYECGEIEYMGEKIVEFHESFHEVFEDTLGAKDHFTLHYLKQAKLFGPLSAFSTNLWERKHNEFKQIANRSKNRKNICLTLATGHQFKQYLQFEKDQLLEADVEYVKGNAVRVQALTDDEQAQLQPVLTGAQYIFKAASCTKCGVKYSCGCAVLLSYNNDQYQFGKIRSVFHVNGKDLLHCTVLQTLTYVRHYHAHQVEESPTSLLVEVEKLLDYHPLGIYEKDNMSLIVLKHFVSADRD
- the LOC140137101 gene encoding uncharacterized protein codes for the protein MVTTVPVVIVTGDEELKLEKSEVGNASEEMKNGEPVCEQDLSEVTDAGVEMENGELALEPVTVSDDEFEDLKTSGEGDSKSTIPAKEKVCEWPYPFRCKSTMFSTAIFGKLKEQEKLTRHDRSKVLESLYEEATKYTLYPNSSQYDQMVSALLSTFPYLGRGMAGQDASGFYKTKLREKFKNNRRRHESDKEEVMLNKRKKPTEDGKAAKEKEMNVWCVKNFKPNWGQGKMLLASTFSPSKCKLVMQRRRSSKIPS